Below is a window of Synergistales bacterium DNA.
CGCCCTCCGGCGACGGCGGCGGAGGCTGCCGCCTCGGCTTCGCACCGGTCGCCCTGCTGCTCCTCCTGCCGGTGCTGATGATACGCAGACGGTAACCCGATACGAACAAGCCGACGCCCGGCGGCTTCGCCCGCCGGGCCATCGCCGACAGAGCCGCAGGCCGCCCCCGTGACTACGGGGACGGCCTTGCGTATCGGACCTCCTGCAATGCAGCCAGCCTTCAATCCAGCAGCCCGCCCTCTCCGCGGACGCCTCGTTCCGTTATACTGTGGGAGAATGATCGACGCGGAGCGGTTAGAGAAAGATGCGGTAGTCGACATTCAGGCTTTGGGCAAGGCGACGGGCAACATCCTTGCCAATAGGACGTTTGCCGTGTTCCATCTCCGAGATATGATGCCTGCTCAGGCCTGCGGATTCCGCCAAATCCCGCTGGGTAAAGCCTTCTTTCAACCGGGCACCACGGAGGCATTCCCCCGGCAACGAACCGCGATCGTGCCCCAGACCTTCGGGAAAGGAAAGCATACGTTCCTCGTCTTCCACCACCGAAAAGCCCTGTTTACGGGCGCTCTGCACAAGCCGGTACTTCGCCGATTCCGGACCGACAAGCGTGATGGTACACTCTCTGTCAGTAGGGGGCCTTCTCGTGCGTCCCAACATAGGTCACCTCCACTTTTACTGTCCCGCAATGTTCACGCCACAGGGCAACGTAGGTGGGCCGGCCCTTTTTCAAATGGCAATGGTGCGCCCCATCGCCAAGCTTCCCATAATGGGGCCAATTCCCGCGTACAGGTCCGGATTGTTCTATCTCGGCCATTAACGTAATGGCCTGGCTCCGAACCCGCTGAGGGACATTCCGTATCTCTTTCGCCACCTTCTTCGTATAGACAACCCGCTACCGTCCCATAACCACAGTGTACCACTCTATGGGACCCAAGCGAAGGGGGGACAACGTGCAAGGCCAGACCGCTGCAGTGTAGGCGGGGATGAGCGATTCCATCTGTGGTGTGTAGAACATTCCATACATAATGAGAACGATCTTGGGAGGGTTTGCCATGGAACGCCACGCGCTGGACGCACCGACACAGCAGTACTACAAGCGCCACGCCGCCAGGCTGGCCGAATGCTACGGCGGCGCGGAGGAGGGGATCGCCGCCTGGTTCGACCGGGCCTTCACCAGGGGACCGTCGGTGCTGGACATCGGCGCCGGGGCGGGGCGGGACCTCCATCTGCTCCGGCAGGCCGGCTGGGACGCCCGGGGCGTGGAGCCCTGCCGGGAGCTCATCGACGAGGCCCTGCGCCGCTATCCCGAACTGGAGGGCCTCCTCTGGGAGGACTGCCTTCCGGAGCTTTCCACCCTTCCCGACTGCGAATACGAGAATCTCCTCTGCGCCGCCGTCCTCACCCACGTACCGGAGGTGCATCTCTTCCCCAGCCTGATCCACCTCCGCCGGATGCTGGTGGACTGGGGCCGGGTGCTCGTCTCCACCCCCACCGACCGCCGGGGCAACCCCAAGGCAGGACGGGACGGCACGGGGCGGTTCTACAACGGTGTCTCCCCCAGGCAGCTCAAGACGCTCTTCGGCAAGGCGGGTTTCCAATGCCTGGAGGAGAAGGTGGAACCCGATTCGCTGGGACGGAAGGACCGCTACTGGTCCACCCAGCTCTACAGCAAGATCGACCGCCAGGGCCACGTGCAGCCGTAGCGAGAAGGCCCGAGACCTTCGCGTTGCCCCGCCGTGCAGGGGCCGGCATGACAGCGACAGTGCAACACCGGCACCCCGCAGGGGAGGCTGAGCTGTTGGCGGGAAACGCCTACACCCACCGCACGGAGGAGGCCTTGAAGAGTACCCAGACCTCCTTTCCGGGCTCCAGCCCCATGCACTGTACGGATCCGCGGGTGAGCCTGGCGGAGAGGGTCAGCGACGAGACGTTCACCGTCACCATGATGCCCTGGGAGATGCGGTCGTAAAACATCCGTTCCACCTCGCCCTTCAGGCAGTTTCTCGTGGAGAGCCGGTTGGGCCGTTCCATGGCGAGCGCCACATTGGAAGGCGACAGCACGGCGGTGTCGGCCTGTTTGCCGTAGCAGAGGGCGTAGACGGTCTGTCCGTCGGCCAGATGGGCGGACACCAGGCCTTCCTCCTCGCAGGCCTCCCAGGGTCCGGAGAAGGTGTTCACGTGGCCTTCCTCGATCACCTCGCCGAGGTTCATGGAGACGGTGCGGTCGCAGATGCTCTGCAGCCAGGGATAGTCGTGGCTCACCAGGATCAGCGTGGTGCCCCACTCCCTGGCGGCGAGCATGACGGCCTTTTTGATGAGCAG
It encodes the following:
- a CDS encoding helix-turn-helix domain-containing protein, whose amino-acid sequence is MLGRTRRPPTDRECTITLVGPESAKYRLVQSARKQGFSVVEDEERMLSFPEGLGHDRGSLPGECLRGARLKEGFTQRDLAESAGLSRHHISEMEHGKRPIGKDVARRLAQSLNVDYRIFL
- a CDS encoding class I SAM-dependent methyltransferase, with amino-acid sequence MERHALDAPTQQYYKRHAARLAECYGGAEEGIAAWFDRAFTRGPSVLDIGAGAGRDLHLLRQAGWDARGVEPCRELIDEALRRYPELEGLLWEDCLPELSTLPDCEYENLLCAAVLTHVPEVHLFPSLIHLRRMLVDWGRVLVSTPTDRRGNPKAGRDGTGRFYNGVSPRQLKTLFGKAGFQCLEEKVEPDSLGRKDRYWSTQLYSKIDRQGHVQP
- a CDS encoding ATP-binding cassette domain-containing protein; protein product: MNPIYRIKGLEHYYSGRKVLQITDLEIRQGEILGILGPNGSGKSTLLRVLSFLEEPTVGAITFRGRDVREMESLRKDVSLLLQNSFLLKRSVFDNVAYGLRLRDVPAGEIAGRVEEALEWVGLDPDAFKKRQWFELSGGESQRIALASRLAIRPSVLMLDEPTASVDLKSELLIKKAVMLAAREWGTTLILVSHDYPWLQSICDRTVSMNLGEVIEEGHVNTFSGPWEACEEEGLVSAHLADGQTVYALCYGKQADTAVLSPSNVALAMERPNRLSTRNCLKGEVERMFYDRISQGIMVTVNVSSLTLSARLTRGSVQCMGLEPGKEVWVLFKASSVRWV